In Mucilaginibacter boryungensis, a single window of DNA contains:
- a CDS encoding Crp/Fnr family transcriptional regulator — MDPSLILNNVCKHIHLTETEKEIFTSFLHAKKLKKKECLLHQGEICKHSAFVLSGCLRGYSIDKNGTEHVLSFAPADWWMADMYSLISQQPGVLNIEALEETEMLLLSKTNQERLYAEVPKFERFFRILAEKSLVANQQRLIDRLSLTGEERYKIFCNRYPTLINHLPQKQIAAYIGVSPEFLSRARAAAVNRG, encoded by the coding sequence ATGGATCCCAGTCTGATTTTAAACAATGTTTGCAAGCATATCCACCTAACCGAAACTGAAAAAGAGATATTTACCTCATTCCTTCACGCCAAAAAGCTGAAGAAAAAAGAATGCTTACTGCATCAGGGCGAGATTTGCAAACATTCGGCCTTTGTGCTATCGGGCTGCCTGCGCGGGTATAGCATTGATAAGAATGGCACAGAGCACGTGCTAAGTTTTGCCCCTGCTGATTGGTGGATGGCCGATATGTATAGCCTGATTAGTCAGCAACCCGGTGTGCTGAATATTGAGGCGCTGGAGGAAACCGAAATGCTGCTATTATCTAAAACAAACCAGGAAAGGCTGTACGCGGAAGTTCCTAAATTCGAGCGCTTCTTCCGTATCCTGGCCGAAAAATCGTTAGTAGCTAACCAGCAACGCCTGATAGACCGCCTAAGTTTGACCGGCGAAGAGCGCTATAAAATATTCTGCAACCGATACCCAACACTCATCAACCATCTGCCCCAAAAACAGATCGCGGCCTATATTGGCGTTAGTCCCGAGTTTTTAAGCCGGGCAAGGGCGGCGGCAGTGAATAGAGGTTAG
- a CDS encoding GNAT family N-acetyltransferase, protein MPIITETPRLIIRTFRPDEEEAYLALFSDERVNKHLPKRTVEENRKIFLDTLKEDIDGAIFSKWAVINKADGDFTGMGLLRTYENEPDKLEVGYCLHVKYWGQGIATELTKALIAYANSQGVRNIVAVTTPGNIASQVVLEKAGLVKQGNIVRSNEELVFFKM, encoded by the coding sequence ATGCCCATTATTACGGAGACCCCGCGGTTAATTATCCGCACCTTTCGCCCCGATGAGGAAGAGGCCTATCTTGCACTCTTCAGTGATGAACGCGTGAATAAGCATTTGCCTAAGCGCACAGTTGAGGAAAACCGAAAAATATTTTTAGACACCTTGAAAGAGGATATTGATGGGGCCATTTTTAGCAAATGGGCTGTTATAAATAAAGCCGACGGCGACTTTACTGGTATGGGCCTGTTGCGCACTTACGAAAACGAACCGGATAAACTGGAAGTAGGTTATTGCCTGCACGTAAAATACTGGGGGCAAGGCATAGCTACCGAATTAACCAAAGCGTTAATAGCTTATGCCAATAGCCAGGGCGTAAGGAACATTGTGGCCGTCACTACCCCCGGAAATATAGCGTCGCAAGTAGTATTGGAAAAAGCGGGATTGGTTAAACAGGGTAACATTGTGCGGAGTAACGAGGAGTTGGTGTTTTTTAAAATGTAA
- the hisS gene encoding histidine--tRNA ligase encodes MASIKPSVPKGTRDFSPAEMAKRNFIFDTIKTVFRKYGYQQIETPSMENSNTLLGKYGDEGDKLIFKILNSGDYLSKVNPEKLTTHNSQLIAGDISEKALRYDLTVPFARYVVMHQNDITFPFKRFQVQPVWRADRPQKGRYREFYQCDADVVGSNSLLNEAEFVLIYDEALSKLGLKDFTIKINNRKILSGIAELINKADQIVDMTVAIDKLDKIGLEGVTKELLERGFTEENIEQIKPIILLEGSNDEKLLSLRTVLATSAIGLKGCDELDAVFHYLESFIMQNGKVELDITLARGLNYYTGAIFEVKTNEVQMGSIGGGGRYDDLTGMFGLKDLTGVGISFGADRIYDVLEELNLFPEATSQTTQILICPFDAECEAYALPLLQQLRNKDINTELYPAGAKIKKQLDYANAKAVPTVIIIGGDEMATGLLTVKNMVLGTQEKLTIENVLDGVIQGS; translated from the coding sequence ATGGCATCCATCAAACCATCTGTCCCCAAAGGTACCCGCGATTTTTCGCCGGCCGAAATGGCTAAGCGTAACTTTATTTTCGATACCATTAAAACCGTTTTTCGTAAATATGGCTATCAGCAAATCGAAACGCCATCGATGGAGAACTCGAATACCTTGTTGGGTAAATATGGGGACGAGGGAGATAAGCTGATATTTAAAATATTGAATTCCGGCGATTATCTTTCTAAAGTAAATCCTGAAAAACTCACAACCCACAACTCGCAACTTATAGCCGGTGATATTTCCGAAAAAGCCCTTCGTTACGATCTTACCGTTCCCTTTGCACGTTATGTAGTAATGCATCAAAATGATATTACTTTCCCGTTCAAACGGTTCCAGGTGCAGCCTGTTTGGCGTGCCGACAGGCCACAAAAGGGGCGTTACCGCGAGTTTTATCAGTGCGATGCCGATGTGGTGGGTTCAAATTCGTTATTGAATGAAGCCGAATTTGTGCTGATATATGATGAAGCATTGAGCAAGCTGGGACTAAAAGATTTCACTATTAAAATAAACAACCGTAAAATATTATCGGGCATAGCCGAATTGATCAATAAGGCCGACCAGATAGTAGATATGACTGTGGCTATTGATAAACTGGATAAAATAGGCCTGGAGGGGGTAACCAAGGAACTATTGGAGCGGGGCTTTACGGAAGAAAATATTGAACAGATAAAACCCATCATTTTATTGGAGGGCAGTAACGACGAAAAACTGTTAAGCCTGCGTACTGTACTGGCAACCTCAGCTATTGGCCTAAAAGGCTGCGATGAGTTAGACGCAGTATTCCATTACCTGGAAAGTTTTATCATGCAAAACGGCAAAGTAGAACTGGACATTACCCTGGCCCGCGGACTAAACTATTACACTGGCGCTATCTTCGAGGTGAAAACCAATGAGGTGCAGATGGGAAGTATTGGCGGCGGTGGCCGTTACGACGACCTGACCGGCATGTTTGGCCTTAAAGACCTGACCGGTGTGGGTATTTCCTTTGGTGCCGACCGTATTTATGATGTGCTGGAAGAGTTGAACCTATTCCCTGAAGCAACAAGTCAAACAACCCAGATATTAATTTGTCCTTTTGATGCGGAATGCGAAGCGTATGCTTTGCCGTTATTACAGCAACTTCGCAACAAAGACATTAACACCGAGCTTTATCCCGCTGGTGCCAAAATCAAAAAACAGCTGGATTATGCCAATGCGAAGGCTGTACCAACCGTCATCATTATTGGTGGCGATGAAATGGCTACAGGCTTGCTAACTGTAAAGAACATGGTATTGGGTACGCAGGAAAAGCTTACGATTGAGAATGTTTTAGACGGGGTTATACAGGGGAGTTAA
- the apaG gene encoding Co2+/Mg2+ efflux protein ApaG, which translates to MITAITDGVKITVETQYQPEYSNPANEHFMFAYRINIENVGDHAVQLLRRHWHIFDSNSTHREVEGEGVVGVQPVIEPGHSHEYISGCNLKTDMGSMKGEYQMVRLLDGTLFNVTIPEFYLVASYKMN; encoded by the coding sequence ATGATAACAGCAATTACTGATGGTGTAAAAATAACGGTAGAAACCCAGTATCAGCCTGAGTATTCTAATCCCGCTAATGAGCATTTTATGTTTGCCTATCGTATTAATATTGAGAACGTAGGCGACCATGCCGTTCAGCTTTTACGCCGTCACTGGCATATTTTTGATAGCAACAGCACCCACCGCGAAGTTGAAGGCGAAGGCGTAGTAGGCGTGCAGCCGGTGATTGAACCAGGCCACTCCCACGAATATATATCCGGCTGTAACTTAAAAACCGATATGGGCAGTATGAAAGGTGAATATCAGATGGTTCGCCTGTTGGATGGCACTCTTTTTAATGTTACCATCCCGGAGTTTTACCTGGTGGCTTCCTATAAAATGAATTAA
- the dusB gene encoding tRNA dihydrouridine synthase DusB — MSVQIGNIDLGDFPLLLAPMEDVSDPPFRYVCKQNGADMMYTEFISSEGLIRDAAKSRQKLDIFEYERPIGIQIFGSDIDHMREATEIATLAKPDLMDINYGCPVKQVACRGAGASLLQDIDKMVAMTSAVVKATHLPVTVKTRLGWDDNTKNVYEVAERLQDVGIKALTIHGRTRAQMYKGEADWRLIREIRKNPRIQIPIFGNGDIDSPQKAAAWRMEYEVDGMMIGRAAIGYPWIFREIKHYFKTGEQLAPPTIAERVDVCRAHLEKSVQWKGPKTGIFEMRRHYSNYFKGVDHFKEFRMKLVSALTIEDVNALLDEVADHYSEAMA; from the coding sequence ATGTCTGTACAAATAGGAAATATTGATTTAGGTGATTTTCCGCTGCTGTTAGCGCCAATGGAAGATGTGAGCGATCCGCCCTTCCGTTACGTGTGCAAACAGAACGGCGCCGATATGATGTATACCGAATTTATAAGCAGCGAGGGCCTTATCCGTGATGCAGCCAAAAGCCGTCAGAAACTGGACATTTTTGAATATGAGCGCCCTATAGGCATCCAGATATTCGGCAGCGATATCGACCACATGCGTGAAGCAACCGAAATAGCTACCCTGGCCAAACCCGACCTGATGGATATTAATTATGGTTGCCCGGTTAAACAGGTAGCCTGTCGTGGTGCGGGCGCGAGTTTGCTGCAGGACATTGATAAAATGGTAGCCATGACCAGCGCTGTGGTGAAAGCCACACACCTGCCGGTTACCGTTAAAACCCGTTTAGGCTGGGACGACAATACCAAGAACGTTTATGAAGTAGCCGAACGCCTACAGGATGTGGGGATTAAAGCCTTAACAATCCACGGCCGCACCCGTGCGCAGATGTACAAAGGCGAAGCCGACTGGCGTTTGATCAGGGAGATCCGCAAAAATCCGCGTATTCAAATACCCATCTTTGGCAATGGCGATATTGACAGCCCACAAAAGGCCGCTGCCTGGCGCATGGAATATGAGGTGGATGGGATGATGATAGGCCGTGCCGCTATTGGTTACCCCTGGATATTTCGTGAGATAAAACACTACTTTAAAACAGGAGAGCAATTAGCGCCCCCAACTATAGCCGAACGGGTAGATGTTTGCCGCGCGCACCTGGAAAAATCGGTACAATGGAAAGGCCCGAAAACGGGTATTTTTGAAATGAGACGGCATTATAGCAACTACTTTAAAGGTGTCGATCACTTTAAAGAATTCCGCATGAAACTGGTATCGGCATTAACCATTGAGGATGTGAACGCGCTGCTGGACGAGGTGGCCGATCATTACAGTGAAGCAATGGCTTAA
- a CDS encoding CPBP family intramembrane glutamic endopeptidase: MTDSVQTHTPRWLQLIYLVLIAFGCAIIGLAVSLGIVALIYGKGMALAVATMNNTGVPGFMGAFRIFMGLGNTLFTFFVAALLYAYFVVGDPRGYLRTRTYYPPVLLLVAVMLMVFFLPVIDITSYFNQKMTLLPAFPGLDKWIHDSEKQNEAIVKMVLNMPGIGDLLISIFIVGFLPALSEEFFFRGCMQSTFIRWTKNTHAAVWITAFIFSFIHFEFLGFVPRFLLGAALGYLFAWSGSIWPSVLVHFLNNSISVVGYYLYQHQLVKLDPDSNTPMFSQYWIYAICLVMTILLMLLFRKITIDKQLLADGEELD; this comes from the coding sequence ATGACCGACTCTGTCCAGACGCATACCCCCCGCTGGTTACAATTAATATACCTGGTACTTATTGCTTTTGGCTGTGCCATAATAGGTTTGGCCGTAAGTTTAGGTATTGTCGCCCTTATTTATGGCAAAGGGATGGCTCTGGCTGTAGCCACCATGAACAACACCGGTGTACCCGGTTTTATGGGCGCTTTCCGCATTTTTATGGGTTTAGGTAATACTTTGTTTACGTTTTTTGTGGCCGCATTGTTATATGCCTATTTTGTGGTAGGCGACCCTCGGGGCTATTTGCGTACGCGTACCTATTACCCGCCGGTGCTGCTATTGGTGGCTGTAATGCTAATGGTTTTCTTTTTGCCGGTGATAGATATTACCTCGTATTTTAACCAAAAAATGACATTGCTGCCCGCTTTTCCTGGTCTGGATAAATGGATCCACGATAGCGAAAAGCAAAACGAGGCTATTGTGAAAATGGTATTGAATATGCCTGGTATCGGCGATCTGCTTATCAGCATATTCATCGTAGGATTCCTTCCGGCACTATCCGAGGAGTTTTTTTTCCGGGGATGTATGCAATCCACCTTTATACGCTGGACTAAAAACACCCATGCCGCCGTGTGGATCACCGCATTTATTTTCAGCTTTATCCATTTTGAATTTTTAGGCTTTGTGCCCCGCTTTTTGCTGGGCGCGGCATTAGGGTACCTGTTTGCCTGGAGTGGCAGTATCTGGCCGTCGGTGCTGGTGCACTTTTTAAATAATTCAATCTCGGTTGTAGGTTATTATTTATATCAGCATCAACTGGTAAAGCTGGACCCGGACAGTAATACACCCATGTTTAGCCAGTATTGGATCTATGCCATATGCCTGGTGATGACGATATTACTTATGCTGCTTTTCCGTAAAATAACTATAGATAAACAATTGCTGGCCGATGGAGAAGAACTGGATTAA
- a CDS encoding putative signal transducing protein — protein sequence MEKNWIKIFTSENYYRAEMVKQVLTEHDIASVVMNKRDSSHQTFGHIDVYIHQDNFSQAIEIMILNEIND from the coding sequence ATGGAGAAGAACTGGATTAAGATATTTACATCGGAGAATTATTACCGCGCCGAAATGGTGAAGCAAGTGTTAACCGAGCACGATATAGCCAGCGTAGTGATGAACAAGCGCGACTCATCGCACCAAACTTTTGGCCATATTGATGTTTATATACACCAGGACAACTTTAGCCAGGCCATTGAAATAATGATACTGAACGAGATCAATGATTAA
- a CDS encoding phosphatidate cytidylyltransferase, which produces MKTRTITGIFFIIVMLASLLTGHYPFGIFYLLLALFCQFEFYGLIKQSGYQPNYAAGLVNGALIYTSFAYITYSHIIQPILFIVPVTLSAIFIQELFKKSATPFQNIAFTFLGLLFTIMPFTFFHAMAYVRGDFNFHLPLGFFVMLWSNDTGAYLTGRAFGRTKLFERHSPKKTWEGFIGGMVIAGIAGYILSIYYTELEWKQWVSIAILIACFGTLGDLVESMFKRSINVKDSGGILPGHGGLLDRFDGLLIAAPIVYCYLYFINY; this is translated from the coding sequence ATGAAAACACGTACCATAACCGGGATATTTTTTATTATAGTGATGCTGGCATCGCTGCTGACCGGGCATTATCCTTTCGGGATATTTTACCTGCTATTGGCTTTGTTTTGCCAGTTTGAATTTTATGGGCTCATCAAGCAAAGCGGCTATCAGCCTAATTATGCGGCTGGCTTAGTAAATGGCGCGTTGATATACACTTCGTTCGCCTATATTACCTACAGTCATATTATTCAGCCTATCTTATTTATCGTGCCGGTTACCCTGAGCGCTATTTTTATACAGGAACTATTCAAAAAATCGGCTACGCCTTTTCAAAATATCGCTTTTACTTTCTTAGGGCTGTTGTTCACTATCATGCCGTTCACGTTTTTTCACGCCATGGCTTATGTGCGGGGCGATTTTAACTTTCACCTGCCGCTGGGCTTCTTCGTAATGTTATGGTCTAACGATACCGGGGCCTATTTAACCGGTCGCGCGTTTGGGCGGACCAAGCTGTTCGAACGCCATTCGCCTAAAAAAACGTGGGAAGGTTTTATTGGCGGTATGGTGATAGCCGGTATAGCGGGCTATATTTTAAGCATTTACTACACCGAGCTTGAGTGGAAACAATGGGTATCTATCGCGATATTGATAGCCTGCTTCGGAACTTTAGGCGACTTGGTGGAATCGATGTTCAAACGCAGCATCAATGTAAAGGATTCAGGCGGGATATTGCCCGGCCATGGTGGCCTGCTGGACAGGTTTGACGGCCTGCTAATTGCGGCCCCGATTGTATACTGCTACTTGTACTTCATTAACTATTAA
- a CDS encoding DHA2 family efflux MFS transporter permease subunit, whose protein sequence is MAETGFKKWIITITVIVASLLELIDTTIVNVSLPQIQGNLGATLEDVAWVVTGYAVANVIVLPMSGWLGARFGRKNYFLTSIIVFTIVSFLCGNAHSMTELILFRVIQGFAGGGLISTAQAILLETWPREQIGTATALFGLGAVVGPTVGPTIGGWITDHYAWPWIFYVNIPVGTLAAFCTYTFIRETPKDEKKPVDWWGIALLAIAVGSLQTVLEKGESEDWFAKTYILVLTIAAVLGTILFIWRELSTDHPIVNFSILRHRSFSVGMFTSFILGFGLYGSVFVFPVFCQNLLGFSAQQTGELLFPGGLCTIMMMPFIGKMLNKGIPAQFMATAGMFLFFLFTNMLSHSTLATGEKDVLIPLLIRGVGMALLFVPLTTLAMADLKGPELGQGSGLNNMGRQLGGSFGIAVLTTIIHTRQGFHRSNLLTNINQYNPLFNDRFNTLLHGFMAKGKSLTDATVMAYKAIEGMVIRQSLLLTYDDAYWISGIVMLCSIPLLYLQPFKKLKAAADAH, encoded by the coding sequence ATGGCTGAAACTGGCTTTAAAAAGTGGATCATCACCATTACGGTGATCGTGGCTTCGTTACTGGAGCTGATAGATACCACTATTGTAAACGTTTCGCTACCACAAATTCAGGGTAACCTGGGCGCAACCCTCGAGGATGTGGCCTGGGTAGTTACCGGCTATGCCGTAGCGAATGTTATTGTTTTGCCAATGTCGGGCTGGCTGGGTGCCCGTTTCGGGCGGAAAAACTATTTCCTAACATCCATTATCGTTTTTACCATTGTATCGTTCTTATGCGGTAACGCCCACAGTATGACCGAATTGATCCTCTTCCGCGTTATACAGGGTTTTGCCGGAGGTGGTTTAATATCTACCGCGCAGGCTATCCTTTTGGAAACCTGGCCGCGCGAACAAATTGGTACGGCTACGGCATTATTTGGCCTGGGCGCGGTGGTGGGCCCCACAGTAGGCCCAACCATTGGTGGCTGGATAACCGACCATTATGCCTGGCCATGGATATTTTATGTAAATATCCCGGTAGGGACACTCGCGGCCTTTTGTACCTATACATTTATAAGGGAAACACCCAAGGATGAGAAAAAACCGGTAGACTGGTGGGGTATTGCGCTGCTGGCTATAGCCGTGGGTAGTTTGCAAACCGTGCTTGAAAAAGGCGAGAGCGAAGACTGGTTTGCCAAAACTTATATTTTAGTATTAACCATAGCCGCGGTGCTGGGTACCATCCTGTTCATTTGGAGGGAACTGAGTACGGACCACCCGATTGTGAATTTCAGCATCCTCCGGCACCGAAGTTTTTCGGTGGGGATGTTCACCTCCTTTATATTGGGTTTTGGGCTATATGGATCGGTGTTTGTTTTCCCGGTATTTTGCCAGAACCTGCTGGGCTTTTCGGCGCAGCAAACAGGCGAATTATTGTTCCCCGGGGGCTTATGTACCATTATGATGATGCCTTTTATTGGTAAGATGCTGAACAAAGGCATACCGGCGCAATTTATGGCTACCGCGGGCATGTTTCTTTTCTTTTTGTTCACCAATATGCTGAGCCACAGTACGCTGGCCACCGGCGAAAAGGATGTATTGATACCATTGTTAATACGCGGTGTTGGGATGGCGCTGTTATTTGTGCCTTTAACCACATTAGCCATGGCCGACCTGAAAGGGCCCGAATTAGGCCAGGGGTCGGGCTTAAACAATATGGGCCGTCAATTAGGTGGTTCGTTTGGGATAGCCGTACTAACCACAATTATACATACCCGTCAGGGCTTTCACCGCAGTAATTTGCTGACGAATATAAACCAGTATAACCCACTGTTTAACGATCGTTTCAACACTTTGCTGCATGGGTTTATGGCCAAAGGTAAATCGCTGACAGACGCCACCGTGATGGCCTATAAAGCCATTGAAGGCATGGTGATAAGGCAATCGTTACTGTTAACCTACGATGATGCTTACTGGATATCGGGCATTGTAATGCTTTGTTCCATACCCTTATTATACCTGCAGCCATTTAAAAAGCTAAAAGCAGCGGCGGATGCGCATTAA
- a CDS encoding HlyD family secretion protein: MAKEQTTPQEPKKKNKVIPIILGLVLLGGIIFGIKEYIYYSKHEDTDDAQIDGDISPVVARVGGYVDSIFFEENQHVTKGQVLVKIDDRDYKVKLEQAIAAKQGAGSSTGVNQAQVLSQTANSASARAQALSAQARLEKANKDYARYANLVKDGSITQQQFDQAKADRDVAEATYKAAQDQYKASVEQIGATRSQMTVINTGVTQRQVDIDYAKLQLSYTTIKAPASGITSKKAIQVGQLVQAGQTLFSIVNDNSIYITANFKETQLENLRNGEKVEVEVDAYPDLKVEGTVYNFSPATGAKFSLLPPDNATGNFVKVVQRVPVKIKINAAKDVMEKLRPGMSVKVSVIYKD, from the coding sequence ATGGCAAAAGAACAAACTACCCCGCAGGAACCTAAAAAGAAAAACAAGGTGATCCCGATCATTTTGGGCCTGGTACTGTTAGGGGGCATCATATTCGGGATAAAAGAATATATATACTACAGCAAGCACGAGGACACCGACGATGCACAAATTGACGGCGATATCAGCCCGGTTGTGGCACGTGTTGGCGGCTATGTGGATAGCATTTTCTTCGAGGAAAATCAGCATGTAACCAAAGGCCAGGTATTGGTGAAGATAGATGACCGTGATTACAAAGTGAAACTGGAACAGGCCATTGCCGCCAAACAGGGCGCTGGCTCAAGCACCGGCGTTAACCAGGCGCAGGTGTTATCGCAAACAGCCAATTCGGCAAGCGCTCGGGCGCAGGCATTATCGGCACAGGCACGGTTAGAGAAAGCCAATAAAGATTATGCCCGTTATGCCAACCTGGTAAAAGACGGAAGCATAACCCAACAACAGTTTGATCAGGCCAAAGCCGACCGCGATGTAGCCGAAGCTACTTACAAGGCCGCACAAGACCAGTATAAAGCTTCGGTTGAGCAAATTGGCGCCACCCGCAGCCAAATGACCGTAATTAATACGGGTGTAACCCAAAGGCAGGTTGATATTGATTACGCCAAACTGCAATTAAGTTATACCACTATTAAAGCACCGGCCAGTGGCATTACTTCCAAAAAAGCCATACAGGTTGGTCAGTTAGTGCAGGCGGGACAAACCCTGTTTTCTATAGTGAACGATAATAGCATATACATTACCGCCAACTTTAAGGAAACACAGTTAGAGAACCTGCGTAACGGTGAAAAAGTAGAGGTAGAGGTAGATGCTTACCCTGATTTGAAAGTTGAAGGGACAGTATACAACTTCTCGCCCGCTACAGGCGCCAAATTCTCGTTACTGCCGCCGGATAATGCTACCGGTAACTTTGTAAAGGTGGTACAACGTGTGCCGGTAAAAATAAAAATTAACGCTGCTAAAGATGTGATGGAAAAATTGCGTCCGGGCATGAGCGTTAAAGTTTCTGTGATCTATAAAGACTGA
- a CDS encoding TolC family protein: protein MNTQTNALHKLLRFLKATGIIAAMIAMMLIILTLVANAQDRTITLDEAIKLGLQNSKTLKMSQSKIDQAVSEYNQAKDRALPTGNASFAYNRAQIPAHTLDFGAGDPIHLPSSANAYLGIASVNETIWAGNRLRYARESTDLLVQVAKLDADKDKDEISYDVINAYYGLYKVLQSKKVVEANLKTIDAQIKQANRFFEQGLVTKNDVLRFQLQRSNIELNGIDLESNRKIINYNLDVLLGLPETTQLNIAQITEANKPLAPLSTYIDTAMANRQEFKQFDLRTQAAETNIKSIRANQSPTLAASLGGYYVDVSGNPIPQSGKFITPITAGLTLSWNFGSLWTNKNKVAEARIERDQTVIGKDIALDNIKNEVNRNYQNYMMAVNKINLLQTSIAQAGENNKILESKYQSNVASATDRADAETLLYQAQINLELARADAGLAYYTLLKSTGKLIK, encoded by the coding sequence ATGAATACACAAACAAATGCACTCCATAAGCTCCTTCGCTTTTTAAAGGCGACGGGGATTATTGCGGCAATGATAGCGATGATGCTGATTATTTTAACATTAGTAGCTAACGCGCAGGACCGCACAATTACGCTGGATGAGGCCATTAAACTTGGCTTGCAAAACAGCAAAACGTTAAAAATGTCGCAGTCTAAAATTGACCAGGCAGTGTCGGAATATAACCAGGCAAAAGACAGGGCCCTGCCAACAGGGAATGCCAGTTTTGCGTATAACCGGGCACAAATACCAGCGCACACACTTGATTTTGGCGCTGGCGACCCGATACATCTGCCGTCATCAGCCAATGCTTACTTAGGTATTGCATCGGTTAACGAAACTATTTGGGCCGGTAACCGCCTAAGGTATGCCCGCGAAAGTACCGATTTGCTGGTGCAAGTTGCCAAACTGGATGCCGACAAGGATAAAGATGAAATAAGTTACGATGTAATAAACGCATATTATGGTTTATACAAAGTGCTGCAAAGCAAAAAGGTTGTTGAAGCTAATCTGAAAACTATAGATGCGCAGATTAAGCAGGCAAACCGCTTTTTTGAACAGGGTTTGGTTACCAAGAACGATGTATTGCGTTTTCAACTGCAACGGTCTAACATAGAATTGAACGGGATTGACCTGGAAAGTAACCGTAAGATCATTAACTATAACCTTGATGTATTACTGGGCCTGCCCGAAACCACCCAGCTAAACATTGCACAAATTACTGAAGCAAATAAGCCCTTAGCGCCGCTATCAACTTATATTGATACCGCCATGGCCAACCGCCAGGAATTTAAACAGTTCGACTTGCGTACACAAGCTGCCGAAACCAATATCAAATCTATCCGTGCAAACCAATCGCCAACGCTGGCTGCCAGTTTGGGCGGGTATTATGTTGATGTATCGGGCAACCCTATCCCGCAAAGCGGCAAGTTTATTACCCCAATAACCGCGGGTTTAACCCTATCGTGGAACTTCGGCTCGCTTTGGACAAACAAGAATAAAGTAGCCGAGGCACGGATAGAGCGCGATCAAACCGTAATTGGTAAGGACATTGCTTTAGATAACATTAAAAATGAAGTGAACCGCAACTATCAAAACTATATGATGGCGGTGAACAAAATAAACTTGCTGCAAACCAGCATCGCGCAAGCAGGAGAGAACAACAAGATACTGGAATCGAAATATCAAAGCAACGTGGCTTCGGCTACCGACCGCGCCGACGCGGAAACCCTGCTTTATCAGGCACAAATAAACCTTGAATTGGCTAGGGCCGATGCGGGTTTAGCTTACTATACATTATTAAAATCAACCGGAAAACTTATAAAATAA
- a CDS encoding TetR/AcrR family transcriptional regulator: MDKDKIDKKDHILDVAERVFSDHGFDGASTRMISGEAGVNMAMLNYYFGSKEGLFLAVINRKISSHKEALQNIATDNTLSQWEKVSEYIDIYSEKIVTNNCFQKLLYQEMGMNRRTELAENVRNILMQNALGLRKMLQDGVDKGEFKSDIDADMVVATLYGTKNYIVNMPLMTSALLGCDIQDDKVLEQFKPRMKSYMKNLLKCYLLK; encoded by the coding sequence ATGGACAAGGATAAAATAGACAAAAAGGACCACATACTGGATGTAGCCGAAAGGGTATTTTCAGATCACGGGTTCGACGGCGCTTCTACCCGGATGATATCGGGCGAGGCGGGTGTAAACATGGCTATGCTTAATTATTACTTCGGCTCTAAAGAAGGTTTGTTCCTGGCGGTGATTAACCGTAAAATAAGCAGCCACAAAGAGGCATTGCAAAACATAGCTACAGATAATACGCTTTCGCAATGGGAAAAGGTATCGGAGTATATTGATATCTACAGCGAAAAGATAGTTACTAATAACTGTTTCCAAAAATTGCTGTACCAGGAAATGGGCATGAACCGCCGTACCGAACTTGCCGAAAACGTGCGGAATATATTGATGCAAAATGCACTTGGGCTTCGCAAGATGTTGCAGGATGGAGTTGATAAGGGCGAGTTTAAGTCTGACATAGATGCTGATATGGTGGTGGCTACCTTATATGGCACCAAAAACTATATAGTAAATATGCCGCTAATGACATCGGCCCTGTTGGGGTGTGACATACAGGATGATAAAGTGCTGGAGCAATTTAAGCCCAGGATGAAATCTTATATGAAAAACTTATTAAAATGCTACCTACTCAAATAA